CCCACGACGAAGCGGGGTCCCGTCAGCGAGGGCCTGGCGCGCGCGGACGAGGACCGCTACGTCTACCCCCAGCTCGAGGTCATCCATCCGGGGGGCCCCTACTTCAAGTGGCCCTGGGAGCGGGTGGTCAAGGTGTCGGTGGCCACCCAGACGCTCAACATGGCCTATGATCCCGAGTCCCCGAGCGCCAACCAGGGCGGCACGGTGCTCGAGGCCGTCACCAAGGACCAGCTCAACACCGGTCTCACCGGGCAGCTGCGCTACCGCGTCTCCGAGCAGAACCTCTATGCGTACCTCTTCGCGGTGAAGCGGCCCATCGCGCACGTGATGGGCTACTTCATCTCCATCCTGCGCGAGCGCATCGCCAGCTTCGAGGCGCCGCCTCCTCCCCCGGCCGAGGAGGGCACCCTGCAGGCCGTCGAGGCGACGATCGTCTCCGACGTCTCCATCAACGACCTGCGCAAGAACCTGCGCGACCTCAACGAGCACATGGACCGGGAGTGCCGCGGCAGTCTGTCTCGCTATGGCATCGTCCTGGATGCCTCGCTCATCACCGGTATCGATCCGCCGGGAGAGGTGGAGTCGGCGCTCGCCGCCATCAACACCGCGCACAACCATGTCTCCTCGGACATCAGCCTCGCTCAGGCGGCGGCGGACCAGAAGATCGTCCAGTCGCGCCGGGCCGTGGAGATCGAAACCCTGAAGGCCCAGGCCGAGGTGGAGCCCCTGACCGCCATGGCCACGCAGCTCTCGCTGCTCCACCAGAGCGGACCCGGCGCGTTGGAGGCCTACCTGCGCAACATCCGCCTCGGTCTCTTCTCCAAGGCGAGCCAGGTGGTGGTGGGGGTGAAGTCATGATGGGCTTCCTCGTCGGCGCCGTCATCGGCTTCCTCGCCATGACGATGGGCGAGCCCATCTTCCTGGGCCTGTGCCGGATGTTCGGCCTCTACGTCACCGTGGAGGAGCGCACGTGCCGGGTCTATGTGTTCCTCGGCAAGGTGGTGGCCGTACTGGACGAGCCCGGGCTGCACTTCCTCTGGGCCCGGCTCGGATGGAAGGCGCTCCTGGTGAACTGGGTGGGACGCTGCCACGTGCTCGACCTGCGGCTGGACCAGCAGTACCTGCGCAGCCAGGCGGTGAACTCCGAGGAGGGCGCGCCGATGGGGATCGGCATCTGGTACGAGATGTTCATCTCGGATCCCCTCAAGTACCTGTTCGAGAACGCGGATCCGCGCGGCTCGCTGGCGGCCAACGTGAGCAACGCCACCGTGCGCTGCCTGTCCAACATGAAGCTCGCCACCATGC
This is a stretch of genomic DNA from Archangium violaceum. It encodes these proteins:
- a CDS encoding SPFH domain-containing protein, yielding MDFLQALGLEAVGLGTGIVFGAVGWFVVRCVLTGFFTVEQSERAVKVRFGRAVRLAGEPTTKRGPVSEGLARADEDRYVYPQLEVIHPGGPYFKWPWERVVKVSVATQTLNMAYDPESPSANQGGTVLEAVTKDQLNTGLTGQLRYRVSEQNLYAYLFAVKRPIAHVMGYFISILRERIASFEAPPPPPAEEGTLQAVEATIVSDVSINDLRKNLRDLNEHMDRECRGSLSRYGIVLDASLITGIDPPGEVESALAAINTAHNHVSSDISLAQAAADQKIVQSRRAVEIETLKAQAEVEPLTAMATQLSLLHQSGPGALEAYLRNIRLGLFSKASQVVVGVKS